The genomic segment GGTCTTCTGGCCCAGTTCGGCCAGGGCATTGGGGCGCCGTTGCGCCTCGGTCAGGAACTCGGGAAACTCCGCCAGCACCCGGGCCGCCAGCGAGATATCGCTCTCGATCACGCGGATGCCGGCCGGCGCAGTGAAACTGCGGATGATGGGCAGGAACGATGCCGTGGCCAGGCGCGGCGCCTCGTCGGTCAGGGTGTAGATGATGGTCGGTGGCTGGGTCGTCATGGCTTGTCTCTCGAAACAGGGTATTTGTCAACGCCGCCGCTGCGGCACAGCGGGGCCCAATGCAGACGCTCCCGGATTGTCCTTGCTTGGCGCGCCCGATGCGGCCCGTTTTTGCAAACGAATCCCGTGATGCAAAATTCGACCGTCAACGAGGCCCTTTTTTTCTTTGACCAGGCGCGCGCCGTGGCGACGCAAGCCCCCCCGCTGCCGGGCTTGCCAAGACCCGGTGCGCGCTGCCGGCGACCAGCCCATCGACCGCAAGCGCAACGCCATCGCCTACAGTGGCGCACATGAACGACGCCCCGACACCCATCCCGACACCCATCCCGACGCCTATTCCGACGCCCATTCCGACACCCGCCGAGCGCGCCGCGCGCCAGGCCGAGGTGGTGCAGGCCCTGGGCCGCGTGCTGCCCGCCCATGCTCTGCTCTGGCACAGCGAAGACACCGCACCCTACGAATGTGACGGCCTCACGGCATACCGCCAGCGCCCGCTGCTGGTATGCCTGCCCGAGACCAGCGAGCAAGTGCAGGCCGTGCTCGCGCTGTGCCACCAACTGCAACTGCCCGTGGTGGCGCGTGGCGCGGGCACGGGCCTGTCGGGGGGCGCAATGCCCCACGCCATGGGGGTGACCTTGTCCCTGGCCAAGTTCAATCGCATCCTCGATCTGAACCCCGACAGCCAAACGGCGCTGGTGCAATGCGGCGTGCGCAACCTGGCCATCAGCGAGGCAGCGGCGCCCTACGGCCTGTACTATGCGCCCGACCCCAGCAGCCAGATCGCCTGCACCATTGGCGGCAACGTGGCCGAGAACTCGGGCGGCGTGCATTGCCTGAAATACGGCCTGACGCTGCACAACGTGCTCAAACTGCGCGGCTTCACGGCGCAAGGCGAGCCGGTGGAGTTCGGCAGCGCAGCCCTGGACACCCCGGGCTACGACCTGCTGGCCGCCGTGATCGGCAGCGAAGGCATGCTGGCCGTGATCACCGAGGTCACCGTGAAACTCATCCCCAAGCCCCCATTGGCGCGCTGCATCATGGCCAGCTTCGACGAGCTGCGCAAAGCGGGCGAGGCCGTGGCCGCCGTGATCGCCGCCGGCATCATCCCTGCGGGCCTGGAGATGATGGACAAGCCGATGACGGCGGCAGTCGAGGACTTCGTGCACGCCGGCTACGACCTGAATGCCCAGGCCATCTTGCTGTGCGAGAGCGACGGCACGCCCGAAGAGGTGCAGGAAGAAATCGACCGCATGAGCCAGGTGCTGCGGGCTGCGGGCGCCACCGCCTTGTCGGTCAGCCGCGACGAAGCCGAGCGCCTGCGCTTTTGGAGCGGGCGCAAAAACGCCTTTCCCGCCAGCGGCCGCATCAGCCCCGACTACATGTGCATGGACTCGACCATCCCGCGCCGGCGCCTGGCCGACATCCTGTTGGCGATACAACAAATGGAGCAGAAATACCGGCTGCGCTGCGTCAACGTGTTCCACGCGGGCGACGGCAATCTGCACCCGCTGATCCTGTTCGATGCCAACGATGCCGACCAATTGCGCCGCTGCGAACTATTCGGTGCCGACATCCTGGAGACCAGCGTCGCCATGGGCGGCACGGTAACCGGCGAGCATGGCGTGGGCGTGGAAAAGCTCAACAGCATGTGCGTGCAGTTCAGCGGGCAAGAGCGCGCGCAGATGCTCGGCCTCAAGCACGCATTCGACCCGGCAGGACTGCTCAACCCCGGCAAGGTGATCCCCACGCTGAACCGCTGCGCCGAATACGGAAAAATGCTGGTGCGCGGCGGGCAGATCGGGCACCCCGGGTTGCCGCGCTTTTGACGATGGCATCATCAAAA from the Verminephrobacter eiseniae EF01-2 genome contains:
- a CDS encoding FAD-linked oxidase C-terminal domain-containing protein — encoded protein: MNDAPTPIPTPIPTPIPTPIPTPAERAARQAEVVQALGRVLPAHALLWHSEDTAPYECDGLTAYRQRPLLVCLPETSEQVQAVLALCHQLQLPVVARGAGTGLSGGAMPHAMGVTLSLAKFNRILDLNPDSQTALVQCGVRNLAISEAAAPYGLYYAPDPSSQIACTIGGNVAENSGGVHCLKYGLTLHNVLKLRGFTAQGEPVEFGSAALDTPGYDLLAAVIGSEGMLAVITEVTVKLIPKPPLARCIMASFDELRKAGEAVAAVIAAGIIPAGLEMMDKPMTAAVEDFVHAGYDLNAQAILLCESDGTPEEVQEEIDRMSQVLRAAGATALSVSRDEAERLRFWSGRKNAFPASGRISPDYMCMDSTIPRRRLADILLAIQQMEQKYRLRCVNVFHAGDGNLHPLILFDANDADQLRRCELFGADILETSVAMGGTVTGEHGVGVEKLNSMCVQFSGQERAQMLGLKHAFDPAGLLNPGKVIPTLNRCAEYGKMLVRGGQIGHPGLPRF